In Dolichospermum flos-aquae CCAP 1403/13F, the following proteins share a genomic window:
- the gndA gene encoding NADP-dependent phosphogluconate dehydrogenase: protein MTLQSFGVIGLAVMGENIALNVERNGFPIAVYNRSREKTDAFMAHRAPGRNVRAAFSLEQFVASLERPRKILVMVQAGKPVDAVIQQLKPLLQEGDIIIDGGNSWFEDTDRRTQELEPIGLRYIGMGVSGGEEGALNGPSLMPGGTRSSYEYLSPIFNKIAAQVDDGPCVTYIGPGGSGHYVKMVHNGIEYGDMQLIAEAYDLLKNVAGLSPAQLHEVFAQWNTTDELNSFLIEITANIFPYVDPDTKIPLVDLIVDAAGQKGTGRWTVQTALELGVAIPTITAAVNARILSSIRDERIAASKVITGPNAKYGGDIAAFVNMVRDALYCSKICSYAQGMALLSTASKTYNWDLNLGEMARIWKGGCIIRAGFLNKIKKAFDENPALPNLLLAPEFKQTILDRQAAWREVIVTAAKLGIPVPAFSASLDYFDSYRRDRLPQNLTQAQRDYFGAHTYKRTDKEGSFHTEWVPIAEAQK from the coding sequence ATGACACTACAAAGCTTTGGTGTGATTGGATTAGCAGTTATGGGCGAAAATATCGCACTTAACGTAGAAAGAAATGGCTTCCCAATTGCAGTTTACAACCGCTCTCGTGAAAAAACCGATGCCTTCATGGCGCACCGCGCCCCAGGACGGAACGTTAGAGCCGCTTTTAGCCTCGAACAATTTGTCGCCTCATTGGAACGTCCCCGCAAAATTTTGGTGATGGTACAAGCTGGTAAACCTGTTGATGCGGTAATTCAACAGCTCAAGCCTTTACTCCAAGAAGGTGATATCATTATTGACGGTGGTAACTCTTGGTTTGAAGACACCGATAGACGCACTCAAGAATTAGAACCCATCGGTTTACGCTACATCGGTATGGGTGTGAGTGGCGGTGAAGAAGGAGCTTTAAATGGACCTTCTCTCATGCCTGGTGGGACAAGAAGCTCTTATGAGTACCTATCTCCCATTTTCAACAAAATTGCGGCTCAAGTTGATGATGGTCCCTGTGTAACCTACATTGGTCCTGGTGGTTCTGGACACTATGTAAAAATGGTTCATAACGGTATTGAGTACGGTGATATGCAGTTAATTGCAGAAGCCTACGATTTGCTGAAAAATGTGGCTGGTTTAAGTCCAGCACAACTCCATGAAGTCTTTGCTCAATGGAATACAACGGATGAACTCAATTCATTCTTGATTGAGATTACCGCGAATATTTTCCCCTACGTAGATCCTGATACCAAGATTCCCCTGGTTGACTTGATTGTTGACGCAGCCGGTCAAAAGGGAACTGGTCGTTGGACTGTACAAACTGCTTTAGAATTGGGTGTAGCTATTCCGACAATTACAGCAGCGGTAAATGCTCGAATTCTCTCTTCAATTCGAGATGAACGGATTGCTGCTTCTAAGGTCATCACCGGACCAAATGCTAAGTATGGTGGTGATATTGCAGCTTTTGTGAACATGGTGCGTGATGCTCTTTATTGTTCCAAAATCTGTTCTTATGCTCAAGGTATGGCGCTGTTATCTACAGCTTCCAAAACTTACAATTGGGATTTAAATCTGGGCGAAATGGCGCGGATTTGGAAAGGTGGTTGTATTATTCGCGCTGGTTTCTTGAATAAGATTAAGAAAGCATTTGACGAAAATCCCGCTTTACCTAACTTGTTGTTAGCGCCTGAATTTAAGCAAACAATTCTCGATAGACAAGCTGCTTGGCGTGAAGTAATTGTCACTGCTGCTAAGTTGGGTATTCCTGTTCCAGCTTTCAGTGCTTCTCTAGATTACTTCGATAGTTACCGCCGCGATCGCTTGCCACAAAACTTAACTCAAGCACAACGGGACTACTTCGGCGCTCACACCTACAAACGAACTGACAAAGAAGGATCTTTCCACACTGAGTGGGTTCCCATTGCTGAAGCTCAGAAGTAA
- a CDS encoding Ycf66 family protein encodes MLAYLLALVIGFGSLAIYLSAFFFPEIHRKNDFIWSGVGLFYALVLWIFAPRITGGLLLGHVASVALLVWFGWQTLSLRRQLAPQGQQTPLPSPELIKISLQSQMSKFSVKEKFGQLSSFVAGVFGGAKAKIQQTVNKKPVIKTAEEILQTTPTEATPPSVLPDESVTATPAITTESLSADTFSQAPILEMVEISPTPPTVMEEEQVIPPTAPETVVEITQTEVVISESFITGETETVMEITQTEVVIAIEETSETADAPEISSPNPVTSELLAAEAADKSDMTIEEVKPVGEALPEQIPLNKPVEE; translated from the coding sequence ATGCTGGCTTATCTTCTAGCGTTGGTAATCGGTTTTGGCAGTCTCGCCATTTATTTATCAGCCTTCTTTTTTCCAGAAATCCATCGCAAGAATGATTTCATCTGGAGTGGCGTTGGGTTATTCTACGCTTTAGTATTATGGATTTTTGCACCTCGAATTACTGGGGGGCTGTTACTGGGTCATGTAGCTAGTGTGGCACTGTTGGTATGGTTTGGCTGGCAAACTCTCTCATTACGGCGACAACTTGCTCCCCAAGGACAACAAACTCCTCTCCCCAGTCCTGAGCTAATTAAGATTAGTCTCCAATCGCAAATGTCAAAGTTTTCTGTGAAAGAGAAATTTGGACAGTTATCAAGCTTCGTTGCTGGTGTATTTGGTGGTGCTAAGGCGAAGATACAGCAGACTGTGAATAAAAAGCCTGTGATCAAAACTGCTGAAGAGATTTTACAAACAACTCCAACTGAAGCAACGCCACCGTCAGTATTACCAGATGAGTCGGTAACTGCTACCCCAGCAATTACAACTGAAAGTTTATCAGCGGATACTTTTTCTCAAGCTCCTATTTTGGAAATGGTGGAAATATCACCAACTCCACCCACTGTTATGGAGGAAGAACAGGTAATTCCGCCAACAGCACCGGAAACTGTGGTAGAGATCACTCAAACTGAGGTGGTGATTTCCGAGTCATTTATCACAGGAGAAACCGAAACTGTGATGGAGATCACTCAAACTGAGGTGGTTATTGCCATAGAAGAAACTAGCGAAACGGCAGATGCACCAGAAATAAGTTCCCCAAATCCAGTGACATCAGAGTTATTAGCCGCAGAAGCAGCCGACAAGTCTGATATGACCATTGAGGAAGTTAAACCAGTTGGGGAAGCATTGCCAGAACAAATCCCACTAAATAAACCAGTCGAGGAGTAA
- a CDS encoding phosphotransacetylase family protein has product MPTLAKYLLVGSVEAYSGKSATVLGLSHQLKQKGLDIAYGKPLGNFVKTSAGTVVEEDVQFITHNLNLPDNRIAPTLLSLDEITVQKRLQGEDTTNYQELLVQKYSQIPKSNLVILEGPANLSEGNLFGLSLLELAEKLDAPVLLISRYQSLTSVEALLFAKQQLGKRLMGVVINEVPHEKLELVHTLLRPFLEKQGISVLATLPKSDVLRSVSVGELVKQLNAEVLCRSDRLDLLVESLAIGAMNVNSAVKYFRKRQNMAVVTGGDRVEIQQAALETSTQCLILTGQLPPPAFILNRAEELEIPILSVDLDTLTTVEIIDRTFGQVRVHEPIKIECIRSLMSEHFDIDRLLSQLGLNPAAAVS; this is encoded by the coding sequence GTGCCAACACTTGCTAAATACTTGCTGGTTGGATCAGTTGAAGCTTACAGTGGCAAATCTGCAACAGTTTTAGGTTTGTCTCATCAGCTAAAACAAAAAGGTTTGGATATTGCTTATGGCAAACCTTTGGGTAATTTTGTCAAGACATCTGCGGGAACAGTAGTTGAAGAAGATGTCCAGTTCATTACTCATAACCTTAACCTGCCAGACAACCGCATTGCTCCCACCTTATTATCTTTGGATGAAATTACTGTCCAGAAACGCTTACAGGGAGAAGATACAACTAACTATCAAGAGTTACTAGTACAAAAGTATTCACAAATACCAAAGAGTAATTTGGTAATCTTAGAAGGGCCTGCTAACTTATCAGAAGGAAATTTATTTGGATTATCCTTACTGGAATTAGCAGAAAAATTAGATGCTCCTGTACTGTTAATTAGCCGTTATCAATCACTAACTTCTGTTGAGGCGTTATTATTTGCTAAACAGCAATTAGGCAAACGGTTAATGGGTGTGGTAATTAATGAAGTACCTCACGAAAAATTAGAGTTAGTTCACACACTCTTACGCCCATTCCTAGAAAAACAGGGAATTTCCGTCCTAGCAACATTGCCCAAAAGTGATGTCCTCCGCAGTGTCAGCGTTGGGGAATTAGTCAAGCAGTTAAACGCGGAAGTTCTTTGTCGGAGCGATCGCCTAGATTTATTAGTCGAAAGTCTAGCCATTGGGGCGATGAATGTCAATTCCGCCGTCAAATACTTCCGCAAACGCCAGAATATGGCAGTAGTGACAGGAGGCGATCGCGTTGAAATTCAACAAGCAGCCTTAGAAACATCTACTCAATGCCTCATCCTGACTGGACAACTACCACCCCCTGCCTTTATCCTCAACCGCGCTGAAGAGTTAGAAATCCCGATTTTATCCGTGGATTTAGACACTCTCACCACAGTAGAGATAATTGATCGCACCTTTGGTCAAGTTCGTGTTCATGAACCAATTAAAATAGAGTGCATTCGCTCTCTTATGTCTGAGCATTTTGATATTGACCGTTTATTATCCCAATTGGGACTTAATCCAGCGGCAGCAGTATCATAA
- a CDS encoding Rpn family recombination-promoting nuclease/putative transposase has translation MSAKYFNPYTDFGFKKLFGEEGSKDLLMDFLNQLLPIHHQIQQLTFKNPENLADTIAERKAIFDIYCESKTGDKFIVEMQKAKIKHFKDRALFYSTFPIREQSEKGDWNFFLLPVYFIAILDFEYDENTTSKFRRDVCLKDQDGDIFFDKLNFKFLQMPLFNKQENELITHFDKWLYFLKNLESFNHIPVILNEPIFQKGFEIAEISHLNVEQYEQYKKSLVQYLEVKNVFDTAFEEGEKVGIEKGIEKGIEKGIEKVAKALKEQNIAIEIIAESTGLSYEAIQRI, from the coding sequence ATGTCCGCAAAATACTTTAATCCTTATACAGATTTCGGTTTTAAGAAACTGTTCGGAGAAGAAGGCAGTAAAGATTTACTCATGGATTTTCTCAACCAACTTCTACCAATACATCATCAAATTCAACAATTAACCTTTAAAAATCCAGAAAATCTAGCTGATACCATAGCAGAACGTAAAGCCATATTTGATATTTACTGCGAAAGTAAAACTGGTGATAAGTTTATTGTGGAAATGCAAAAAGCAAAAATCAAGCATTTCAAAGATAGAGCCTTATTTTATTCTACATTCCCCATTCGTGAACAATCAGAAAAAGGCGATTGGAATTTCTTTTTACTACCCGTCTATTTTATCGCTATTTTAGATTTTGAGTATGATGAAAATACAACATCTAAATTTAGGCGCGATGTGTGTCTAAAAGATCAAGATGGTGATATTTTCTTTGATAAGTTAAACTTTAAATTTTTACAAATGCCGTTATTCAATAAACAAGAAAATGAATTAATAACGCATTTTGATAAATGGCTGTATTTTTTGAAGAACTTAGAAAGTTTTAATCATATACCCGTGATATTAAATGAACCAATATTTCAGAAAGGGTTTGAAATAGCGGAAATATCTCACTTAAATGTGGAGCAGTATGAACAATATAAGAAGAGTTTAGTCCAGTATTTAGAAGTGAAAAATGTATTTGATACAGCCTTTGAAGAAGGTGAGAAGGTCGGCATTGAAAAGGGCATTGAGAAGGGTATTGAAAAGGGCATTGAGAAGGTTGCCAAAGCATTGAAAGAGCAAAATATAGCTATAGAAATTATTGCAGAATCAACTGGTTTATCTTATGAAGCTATTCAAAGAATTTAA
- a CDS encoding Rpn family recombination-promoting nuclease/putative transposase codes for MSAKYFNPYTDFGFKKLFGEEGSKDLLMDFLNQLLPIHHQIQQLTFKNPENLADTIAERKAIFDIYCESKTGDKFIVEMQKAKIKHFKDRALFYSTFPIREQSEKGDWNFFLLPVYFIAILDFEYDENTTSKFRRDVCLKDQDGDIFFDKLNFKFLQMPLFNKQENELITHFDKWLYFLKNLESFNHIPVILNEPIFQKGFEIAEISHLNVEQYEQYKKSLVQYLEVKNVFDTAFEEGEKVGIEKGIEKGIEKGIEKGIEKVAKALKEQNIAIEIIAESTGLSYEAIKRI; via the coding sequence ATGTCCGCAAAATACTTTAATCCTTATACAGATTTCGGTTTTAAGAAACTGTTCGGAGAAGAAGGCAGTAAAGATTTACTCATGGATTTTCTCAACCAACTTCTACCAATACATCATCAAATTCAACAATTAACCTTTAAAAATCCAGAAAATCTAGCTGATACCATAGCAGAACGTAAAGCCATATTTGATATTTACTGCGAAAGTAAAACTGGTGATAAGTTTATTGTGGAAATGCAAAAAGCAAAAATCAAGCATTTCAAAGATAGAGCCTTATTTTATTCTACATTCCCCATTCGTGAACAATCAGAAAAAGGCGATTGGAATTTCTTTTTACTACCCGTCTATTTTATCGCTATTTTAGATTTTGAGTATGATGAAAATACAACATCTAAATTTAGGCGCGATGTGTGTCTAAAAGATCAAGATGGTGATATTTTCTTTGATAAGTTAAACTTTAAATTTTTACAAATGCCGTTATTCAATAAACAAGAAAATGAATTAATAACGCATTTTGATAAATGGCTGTATTTTTTGAAGAACTTAGAAAGTTTTAATCATATACCCGTGATATTAAATGAACCAATATTTCAGAAAGGGTTTGAAATAGCGGAAATATCTCACTTAAATGTGGAGCAGTATGAACAATATAAGAAGAGTTTAGTCCAGTATTTAGAAGTGAAAAATGTATTTGATACAGCCTTTGAAGAAGGTGAAAAAGTCGGTATTGAGAAGGGCATTGAGAAAGGTATTGAGAAGGGTATTGAGAAGGGCATTGAGAAGGTTGCCAAAGCATTGAAAGAGCAAAATATAGCTATAGAAATTATTGCAGAATCAACTGGTTTATCTTATGAAGCTATTAAAAGAATTTGA
- a CDS encoding Rpn family recombination-promoting nuclease/putative transposase produces MSAKYFNPYTDFGFKKLFGEEGSKDLLIDFLNQLLPIHHQIQQLTFKNPENLADTIAERKAIFDIYCESKTGDKFIVEMQKAKIKHFKDRALFYSTFPIREQSEKGDWNFFLLPVYFIAILDFEYDENTTSKFRRDVCLKDQDGDIFFDKLNFKFLQMPLFNKQENELITHFDKWLYFLKNLESFNHIPVILNEPIFQKGFEIAEISHLNVEQYEQYKKSLVQYLEVKNVFDTAFEEGEKVGIEKGIEKGIEKVAKALKEQNIAIEIIAESTGLSYEAIQRI; encoded by the coding sequence ATGTCCGCAAAATACTTTAATCCTTATACAGATTTCGGTTTTAAGAAACTGTTCGGAGAAGAAGGCAGTAAAGATCTACTCATTGATTTTCTCAACCAACTTCTACCAATACATCATCAAATTCAACAATTAACCTTTAAAAATCCAGAAAATCTAGCTGATACCATAGCAGAACGTAAAGCCATATTTGATATTTATTGCGAAAGTAAAACTGGTGATAAGTTTATTGTGGAAATGCAAAAAGCAAAAATCAAGCATTTCAAAGATAGAGCCTTATTCTATTCTACATTCCCCATTCGTGAACAATCGGAAAAAGGCGATTGGAATTTCTTTTTACTACCCGTCTATTTTATCGCCATTTTAGATTTTGAGTATGATGAAAATACAACATCTAAATTTAGGCGCGATGTGTGTCTAAAAGATCAAGATGGTGATATTTTCTTTGATAAGTTAAACTTTAAATTTTTACAAATGCCGTTATTCAATAAACAAGAAAATGAATTAATAACGCATTTTGATAAATGGCTGTATTTTTTGAAGAACTTAGAAAGTTTTAATCATATACCCGTGATATTAAATGAACCAATATTTCAGAAAGGGTTTGAAATAGCGGAAATATCTCACTTAAATGTGGAGCAGTATGAACAATATAAGAAGAGTTTAGTCCAGTATTTAGAAGTGAAAAATGTATTTGATACAGCCTTTGAAGAAGGTGAGAAGGTCGGCATTGAAAAGGGCATTGAGAAGGGTATTGAGAAGGTTGCCAAAGCATTGAAAGAGCAAAATATAGCTATAGAAATTATTGCAGAATCAACTGGCTTATCATACGAGGCTATTCAAAGAATTTGA
- a CDS encoding Rpn family recombination-promoting nuclease/putative transposase: MSAKYFNPYTDFGFKKLFGEEGSKDLLIDFLNQLLPIHHQIQQLTFKNPENLADTIAERKAIFDIYCESKTGDKFIVEMQKAKIKHFKDRALFYSTFPIREQSEKGDWNFFLLPVYFIAILDFEYDENTTSKFRRDVCLKDQDGDIFFDKLNFKFLQMPLFNKQENELITHFDKWLYFLKNLESFNHIPVILNEPIFQKGFEIAEISHLNVEQYEQYKKSLVQYLEVKNVFDTAFEEGEKVGIEKGIEKGIEKGIEKGIEKGIEKVAKALKEQNIAIEIIAESTGLSYEAIQRI, from the coding sequence ATGTCCGCAAAATACTTTAATCCTTATACAGATTTCGGTTTTAAGAAACTGTTCGGAGAAGAAGGCAGTAAAGATCTACTCATTGATTTTCTCAACCAACTTCTACCAATACATCATCAAATTCAACAATTAACCTTTAAAAATCCAGAAAATCTAGCTGATACCATAGCAGAACGTAAAGCCATATTTGATATTTATTGCGAAAGTAAAACTGGTGATAAGTTTATTGTGGAAATGCAAAAAGCAAAAATCAAGCATTTCAAAGATAGAGCCTTATTTTATTCCACATTCCCCATTCGTGAACAATCGGAAAAAGGTGATTGGAATTTCTTTTTACTACCTGTCTATTTTATCGCCATTTTAGATTTTGAGTATGACGAAAATACAACATCTAAATTTAGGCGCGATGTATGTCTAAAAGATCAAGATGGTGATATTTTCTTTGATAAGTTAAACTTTAAATTTTTACAAATGCCATTATTTAATAAACAAGAAAATGAATTAATAACGCATTTTGATAAATGGCTGTATTTTTTGAAGAACTTAGAAAGTTTTAATCATATACCCGTGATATTAAATGAACCAATATTTCAGAAAGGGTTTGAAATAGCGGAAATATCTCACTTAAATGTGGAGCAGTATGAACAATATAAGAAGAGTTTAGTCCAGTATTTAGAAGTGAAAAATGTATTTGATACAGCCTTTGAAGAAGGTGAGAAAGTCGGCATTGAAAAGGGCATTGAGAAGGGTATTGAGAAAGGTATTGAGAAAGGTATTGAGAAAGGTATTGAGAAGGTTGCCAAAGCATTGAAAGAGCAAAATATAGCTATAGAAATTATTGCAGAATCAACTGGTTTATCTTATGAAGCTATTCAAAGAATTTGA
- a CDS encoding type II toxin-antitoxin system RelE/ParE family toxin, translating into MNYVLVFRPEVREELNEAYNWYQSQQTGLGDEFLDCVDNMLNRICQMPESYAVVYLDVRRTVVRRFPYAIYYRIVSSRVIVTAIFHSRRDPKSWQTRT; encoded by the coding sequence ATGAATTATGTCCTAGTTTTTCGTCCAGAAGTTCGTGAAGAACTGAATGAGGCGTATAATTGGTATCAAAGTCAGCAAACAGGACTTGGTGACGAGTTTTTAGACTGCGTGGATAATATGCTAAATCGGATTTGTCAAATGCCAGAATCCTATGCAGTTGTGTATCTTGATGTTCGACGAACAGTGGTGCGACGTTTTCCCTACGCTATATACTACCGAATTGTGTCGAGTCGTGTGATTGTGACAGCAATTTTTCACAGTCGAAGAGATCCAAAATCATGGCAAACGCGAACCTAA
- a CDS encoding addiction module protein, whose product MDISVTLNEIKALSIADRIRIVQDILESIAAEQAYPDLTTAQKRELDRRISDYEANPDDVMTWEEIKSSIRGQQ is encoded by the coding sequence ATGGATATCAGTGTAACTTTAAATGAAATCAAAGCCCTGAGTATTGCAGATAGAATTCGGATTGTACAAGATATTTTAGAAAGTATAGCAGCAGAACAGGCTTATCCCGATTTAACAACAGCACAAAAACGAGAACTTGATCGTCGGATTAGTGATTATGAAGCAAATCCAGATGATGTAATGACATGGGAGGAAATTAAATCTTCAATTAGAGGACAACAATGA
- a CDS encoding N-6 DNA methylase — MARSLEIKSLESWKLELGLLPVPLFSLQNGSGKFILLNGKVGNFCLDLGLESDVEDPRTLAWSSDVGHYVRVSNDFVEVHRWDNKPSALERYTKKSVENNLEKFYEYLQKDQPSRDLSIISFAIRTFRILRGILGYHIDGQQSLRAFLYLLACVADNDDRNQLNIKKWGLSPDIQTIIYSINNLDWESLVNTLKDGTSFYGLKPDISLLLRHASGTLFQEAHYEAYTLSQEQSFLPGFLPEPVNVKKETNFIGIHYTPPSIARTLVEEVLNAIGDLPPYLKVFDPACGSGVFLKEVLRQLSLKNYQGRVKLEGWDISPAAIDMATFILLYEKDKLNSKFSVDIEIQHRDSLNDQNQWRADADIVLMNPPFLSWNNMDKQQKELVKQSLNKLMQKTPDLSSVFLWKGVQSLPSKGVIGCILPASILDAESHFKIRQAVISHVDIYLVGKLGSHHLFSNAQIDSAVLVGKSPKTSESTLSLWADHRLQSSSGLLRALRKYNYCGRNSFDIIDQDGFSIYENPSLSTNLISWLPRSYKAFNLLKKLENFSKVKDIFEIREGGSTGLNSVFILKKNDFEALPKKEKNFFKPVIINDSINIGRLFDTFYVFYPYGEDIPKIQSEDELKKYVGTYYDKYLRESKPKILSKPGKTDSNWWMLRRHGTWQVERQPKLVSTHFGEAGSFAWDDSGSYVVIKGFAWFPKEGNILPEKIGLAYLAILSCSLINNLLASISNHIGGGQWDLSKKYISNMPIPDLMAKNLDLNALESLYKIGKLISSGEDFDSQVLNKIVLSLYQLPDNTISLSEF; from the coding sequence ATGGCTCGTAGTTTGGAGATTAAATCACTTGAATCCTGGAAGCTTGAACTTGGGTTGCTTCCAGTACCTTTGTTTAGTCTTCAAAATGGAAGCGGGAAATTTATCCTTCTAAATGGTAAAGTTGGTAACTTTTGCCTAGATTTAGGGCTTGAATCAGATGTTGAAGATCCTCGAACTTTAGCATGGTCTTCAGATGTTGGTCACTACGTTAGGGTCTCTAATGATTTTGTTGAAGTTCATAGATGGGATAACAAACCTTCCGCTCTAGAACGCTATACGAAAAAAAGCGTTGAAAATAATTTAGAAAAATTCTACGAATACCTACAAAAAGACCAACCATCAAGAGATTTATCCATTATTTCCTTTGCGATACGAACATTTAGAATTCTCAGGGGTATACTAGGGTATCATATTGATGGACAACAATCCTTAAGAGCTTTTCTTTATCTACTTGCTTGTGTAGCGGATAATGATGATCGCAATCAATTAAACATAAAAAAGTGGGGATTATCTCCTGATATTCAAACAATTATTTATTCAATTAATAACTTAGATTGGGAATCTTTGGTAAACACCCTAAAAGATGGAACTAGCTTTTATGGTTTGAAACCTGATATTTCTCTACTACTCCGTCATGCTTCAGGTACGCTCTTTCAAGAAGCACATTATGAAGCTTATACATTGAGCCAAGAGCAATCCTTTCTACCAGGTTTTTTGCCTGAACCTGTCAATGTTAAAAAAGAAACTAATTTTATTGGAATACATTACACACCACCTTCCATAGCTAGAACTTTAGTTGAAGAAGTATTAAATGCAATAGGTGATTTACCACCTTACTTGAAAGTTTTCGATCCCGCTTGTGGATCTGGAGTTTTTCTAAAAGAAGTATTAAGACAATTATCTTTAAAAAACTATCAAGGAAGAGTAAAACTTGAGGGTTGGGATATTTCACCAGCAGCTATTGACATGGCAACCTTTATTCTTCTATATGAAAAAGACAAGTTAAACAGTAAGTTTTCAGTAGATATAGAAATACAACATCGAGATTCTTTAAATGATCAGAATCAGTGGCGTGCTGATGCAGATATTGTTTTAATGAACCCTCCATTTTTATCCTGGAATAATATGGATAAACAACAAAAAGAGTTAGTAAAACAATCTTTAAATAAATTAATGCAGAAAACTCCTGATCTTTCAAGTGTTTTCTTGTGGAAAGGAGTGCAAAGCCTACCTTCAAAAGGTGTAATTGGTTGCATATTACCTGCTTCTATTTTGGATGCAGAATCGCACTTCAAAATCAGACAGGCAGTTATATCTCATGTAGATATTTATTTAGTTGGAAAATTAGGAAGTCATCATCTTTTCTCAAATGCCCAGATAGATAGTGCTGTGTTAGTGGGTAAATCTCCTAAAACAAGTGAATCAACACTTTCTCTATGGGCTGATCATCGCTTACAGTCATCTTCTGGTCTTTTACGTGCTTTGCGTAAATATAACTACTGTGGCAGAAATTCTTTTGATATTATAGATCAGGATGGATTTAGTATTTATGAAAATCCATCTTTAAGTACAAATCTCATTAGTTGGTTGCCTCGTTCTTATAAAGCTTTTAATTTATTAAAGAAACTGGAAAATTTCTCAAAAGTAAAAGATATTTTTGAAATTAGAGAAGGCGGATCAACAGGTTTAAACTCAGTTTTTATTTTGAAAAAAAATGATTTTGAAGCCTTGCCTAAAAAAGAAAAAAATTTTTTTAAACCTGTAATTATCAATGACTCTATCAATATAGGAAGACTTTTTGATACATTTTATGTTTTTTATCCTTATGGGGAAGATATACCAAAAATTCAATCAGAGGATGAACTCAAAAAATATGTAGGAACTTATTACGATAAATATTTACGTGAAAGTAAACCAAAAATTTTATCTAAGCCAGGAAAAACTGATAGTAACTGGTGGATGCTTCGCAGACATGGAACTTGGCAGGTGGAAAGGCAACCAAAATTAGTTTCCACACATTTTGGTGAAGCAGGTTCTTTTGCATGGGATGATTCTGGTAGTTATGTCGTGATAAAGGGATTTGCTTGGTTTCCCAAAGAAGGAAATATACTACCTGAAAAGATCGGATTAGCCTACCTTGCAATACTTTCCTGTTCACTGATAAATAACTTACTGGCTTCTATTTCTAATCATATTGGTGGCGGTCAATGGGATTTGTCAAAAAAATATATTAGCAATATGCCAATTCCTGATTTGATGGCTAAAAATTTGGATTTGAATGCCCTCGAATCTTTATACAAAATTGGTAAATTGATTAGTTCTGGAGAAGATTTTGATAGCCAAGTGCTAAATAAAATAGTTCTATCTTTATATCAACTACCGGATAATACAATTTCACTCTCAGAATTTTAA